One region of Aminobacterium colombiense DSM 12261 genomic DNA includes:
- a CDS encoding HpcH/HpaI aldolase family protein, which yields MNNRVKDVLKRGGVVIGSFVGLNCPDLVEIMGLSGFDFCIIDTEHGPMNPESIQHMIRTAELSGMTPIVRVTQGAETDILRVLDVGAQGIHVPQVNDCERAKKVAAWSKYFPEGTRGVALPRALGYGLRPLTEAMKEVNQETLVITHCENVACLDCLHEIACLDGIDLIFVGPYDLSQSLGIPGQIDHPLMKETVARVLRITREAGKPAGIFVTSVDEALRRIEEGFQYIAYSIDMILFSQICKQTISDLKKK from the coding sequence ATGAACAACAGAGTCAAAGACGTTCTAAAGCGGGGAGGGGTCGTTATTGGCAGTTTTGTCGGCCTTAATTGCCCAGACCTCGTGGAGATCATGGGACTTTCCGGTTTCGACTTTTGCATTATCGATACGGAACATGGTCCCATGAATCCGGAATCCATACAGCATATGATACGGACTGCCGAGCTTTCGGGAATGACCCCTATTGTCCGAGTCACCCAAGGGGCAGAAACAGATATCTTACGGGTTCTCGATGTGGGGGCCCAGGGAATTCACGTTCCTCAGGTGAACGATTGTGAAAGAGCTAAAAAGGTCGCGGCATGGTCGAAATACTTCCCCGAAGGAACCCGGGGCGTGGCTCTTCCCCGGGCACTGGGATATGGTCTTCGTCCACTGACCGAAGCCATGAAAGAAGTTAATCAGGAGACCCTGGTTATAACTCACTGCGAGAACGTGGCGTGTCTTGATTGCCTTCATGAAATAGCTTGTCTTGATGGAATTGATTTGATCTTTGTCGGCCCCTACGACCTTTCCCAGTCACTGGGCATACCTGGCCAGATAGACCATCCCTTAATGAAGGAAACTGTGGCCAGAGTCTTGCGCATTACCCGTGAGGCAGGTAAACCCGCGGGAATTTTCGTTACATCCGTGGATGAAGCCCTTCGACGCATTGAAGAAGGTTTTCAATACATAGCTTATAGCATTGACATGATTCTGTTCAGCCAAATATGTAAACAAACCATATCTGATTTGAAAAAAAAATGA
- a CDS encoding acetate--CoA ligase family protein has product MSSHKIELKSSLLSSFPSQLTEYDAKRFLARYDVPVTREYLCRDMEEAFDAAEELGFPIALKGMSGEILHKTEAEVVHLDIRSFEELRHSLKKIRKNMKKHVSEEKIQGYLVQEMVKGGMECIVGMKRDPIFGPVVAVGLGGIYVEVLGDISLRHAPVNEEEALGMIQDLKGFGFLSGSRGQRHRDVYALAKIVSQVSQRACAEEKLLELDINPVFVMPEGEGAVAADALVIRKNEN; this is encoded by the coding sequence TTGTCTTCTCACAAGATCGAACTGAAATCGTCTCTTTTGAGTTCTTTCCCCTCACAGTTGACAGAGTACGATGCGAAACGTTTTTTGGCTCGATATGATGTCCCTGTAACACGGGAATATCTTTGTCGTGATATGGAAGAAGCCTTTGATGCAGCCGAAGAGCTCGGCTTCCCAATTGCCCTTAAAGGGATGTCTGGTGAGATTCTTCATAAAACGGAAGCGGAAGTGGTACATCTTGATATTCGATCCTTTGAAGAGTTGCGCCACAGCCTTAAAAAAATACGAAAGAACATGAAAAAGCACGTTTCAGAAGAAAAGATTCAGGGTTACCTTGTTCAGGAGATGGTTAAAGGCGGCATGGAATGTATTGTAGGAATGAAACGAGACCCCATATTTGGCCCTGTTGTCGCAGTTGGGCTCGGCGGCATTTATGTCGAAGTGCTGGGTGATATATCACTGCGCCACGCTCCTGTGAATGAAGAAGAAGCATTGGGGATGATTCAAGACCTGAAAGGATTTGGATTTCTTTCAGGGTCGCGGGGACAACGCCATAGAGATGTTTACGCCTTGGCAAAAATTGTAAGTCAGGTTTCCCAACGTGCTTGTGCAGAGGAAAAATTGCTTGAACTAGATATAAACCCAGTTTTTGTAATGCCTGAAGGAGAAGGAGCCGTAGCAGCAGACGCACTTGTGATTCGAAAAAATGAAAATTGA